Proteins co-encoded in one Paracrocinitomix mangrovi genomic window:
- a CDS encoding low molecular weight protein-tyrosine-phosphatase has protein sequence MKILMVCLGNICRSPIAEGILRQKLKDGGFSHVATDSAGTSAFHVGEAPDRRMRATAKQNGVDIDDLRARQFVPADFDHFDIIYAMDQSNYNNIMSLAQTEDEKDKVKMILNEVNPSSNEAVPDPYYGGDEGFQHVFDLLDEATDVIIEKYVKG, from the coding sequence ATGAAGATATTAATGGTTTGTTTGGGTAATATTTGCAGATCACCAATTGCAGAAGGTATTCTTAGACAGAAATTAAAAGATGGTGGTTTTAGTCATGTAGCAACGGATTCGGCAGGAACTTCTGCGTTTCATGTTGGTGAAGCTCCTGATAGGAGGATGCGCGCTACAGCAAAACAAAATGGTGTTGATATTGATGATCTGAGAGCCAGACAATTTGTTCCTGCAGATTTTGACCATTTCGATATTATTTATGCCATGGATCAATCCAACTATAATAATATCATGTCTCTTGCCCAAACTGAAGATGAAAAAGATAAGGTTAAGATGATATTAAATGAAGTTAATCCATCTTCAAATGAAGCTGTGCCTGATCCTTATTATGGCGGTGATGAAGGATTTCAGCACGTATTTGATTTATTGGACGAAGCTACTGATGTAATAATTGAAAAATATGTCAAAGGGTAA
- a CDS encoding SAM-dependent methyltransferase, with translation MSKGKLYIIPIQISESPLNRVLPDFNTAVVKNLRFFVVERTKTARQFLRKMDRDFPIDDSKFYEQDKHDNYSFHPEVIAAFKEGQDVGLMSESGYPAIADPGNKVVAKAQEMGVEVVPLVGPSSLLMALAASGLNGQGFSFNGYLPVKDPDRSKQIKFYGDLVQKTGYSQIFIETPYRNNNIFEDFTKQLSSGLKLCIAYDVSGSGEKIYTKSIAEWKKQGFKFDKTPCVFILGR, from the coding sequence ATGTCAAAGGGTAAGCTTTATATAATACCAATTCAAATAAGTGAATCACCTTTAAATAGAGTTTTACCTGATTTCAACACAGCTGTAGTTAAAAATTTGAGGTTTTTTGTTGTTGAAAGAACAAAAACTGCTCGTCAATTTTTGAGAAAAATGGATCGTGATTTTCCAATTGACGATTCAAAGTTTTACGAGCAGGATAAACATGATAATTACAGTTTTCATCCTGAAGTTATAGCAGCATTTAAAGAGGGTCAAGATGTGGGTTTGATGTCCGAGTCTGGGTATCCGGCAATAGCTGACCCCGGCAATAAGGTAGTGGCAAAAGCTCAAGAAATGGGAGTAGAGGTAGTTCCATTAGTTGGACCTTCTTCACTTTTAATGGCATTAGCTGCAAGCGGATTAAATGGTCAGGGTTTTTCATTTAATGGATATCTTCCTGTAAAGGATCCTGATAGATCCAAACAAATTAAATTCTATGGAGATTTGGTTCAGAAAACCGGATATAGTCAAATCTTTATTGAGACACCTTATAGGAATAATAACATCTTTGAAGATTTTACAAAGCAACTTTCATCAGGATTAAAACTCTGCATTGCCTATGATGTAAGTGGAAGTGGAGAAAAGATATATACCAAATCAATAGCTGAATGGAAAAAACAAGGATTCAAGTTTGATAAAACGCCTTGTGTCTTTATCTTAGGAAGATGA
- the dnaA gene encoding chromosomal replication initiator protein DnaA, producing the protein MKNKKNHELIWEDCLKVIKDNVSLQSYKTWFEPITPIRFKNKVLTLQVPSHFFYEWLEEHYIDLLKKVIKKEIGPEAKLEYSIIMDRSADNKKTPYTVKLPTTSKKNLSNTPVSMPLNIGENPIRNPFVIPGLKKVNVDSNLNPTYSFDNFVEGDCNRLARSAAYAVANKPGGTAFNPLLIYGGVGLGKTHLAHAIGIGIKNQFPNKTVLYAQAETFTRQFIDSIKNNTTNDFINFYKLMDVLIIDDVQFFAGKEKTQDAFFHIFNHLHQTGKQLVLTADKAPVEMKGIEQRLLSRFKWGLSADVQAPGLETRIAILQRKIYGNGVDLPDDVIEYLAYSINTNIREMEGALTSLIAQASLNKKSITIELAKKMIDTFVKNTAREVSMDYIHKIVCDYFNLPIELLKSKTRKREVVQARQIAMYFAKKMTKWSLASIGAQCGGKDHATVLHACRTVNNLAETDKQFRGYLEDLEKKLNVN; encoded by the coding sequence ATGAAGAATAAAAAAAACCATGAGTTGATTTGGGAAGATTGTCTGAAAGTAATCAAGGACAACGTTAGCCTTCAAAGCTACAAGACCTGGTTCGAACCGATCACCCCAATTCGATTCAAAAATAAGGTTTTGACACTTCAGGTTCCTTCACATTTTTTTTACGAGTGGTTAGAAGAGCATTACATTGACTTACTTAAAAAGGTCATTAAAAAGGAGATTGGACCGGAGGCGAAGTTGGAGTATTCTATCATCATGGATAGAAGTGCAGACAATAAAAAAACTCCTTATACTGTAAAACTACCTACTACCAGTAAAAAGAACTTGTCGAATACGCCGGTGTCAATGCCGTTGAATATTGGTGAAAATCCAATAAGAAACCCATTTGTAATTCCTGGGCTTAAGAAAGTAAATGTTGATTCAAATTTAAATCCTACTTACTCATTTGACAATTTTGTCGAAGGTGATTGTAACAGGTTGGCACGTTCAGCAGCTTATGCTGTGGCTAACAAACCTGGAGGAACAGCATTTAATCCTTTGTTAATTTACGGAGGTGTAGGATTAGGGAAGACACACTTGGCGCATGCTATTGGAATTGGTATTAAAAATCAATTTCCTAATAAAACTGTTTTGTATGCGCAGGCAGAGACATTTACAAGACAATTCATTGATTCGATTAAAAACAACACAACAAATGATTTTATCAATTTCTATAAGTTGATGGATGTTTTGATTATTGATGATGTACAGTTTTTCGCAGGAAAAGAGAAAACTCAAGATGCATTTTTCCACATATTTAATCACTTGCACCAAACAGGTAAGCAATTGGTTTTAACTGCGGATAAAGCGCCTGTTGAAATGAAAGGAATTGAGCAAAGATTGTTGTCGCGTTTTAAGTGGGGATTGTCCGCTGACGTACAAGCTCCTGGTTTAGAAACCAGAATAGCAATCTTGCAAAGAAAAATTTATGGTAATGGTGTTGATTTGCCAGATGATGTTATTGAGTACTTAGCTTATAGTATTAATACAAACATCCGTGAAATGGAAGGAGCATTGACTTCTTTGATTGCACAGGCTTCACTCAACAAAAAATCTATTACTATTGAGTTGGCTAAGAAGATGATTGACACTTTTGTGAAAAATACAGCCAGAGAAGTATCTATGGATTACATTCACAAAATTGTTTGCGATTACTTCAATTTGCCAATCGAATTGTTGAAATCTAAAACCAGAAAAAGAGAGGTTGTACAAGCAAGACAAATTGCAATGTACTTTGCTAAAAAGATGACCAAATGGTCTTTGGCAAGTATTGGGGCACAATGTGGAGGAAAAGACCACGCTACAGTGCTTCACGCTTGTAGAACTGTCAACAATCTGGCTGAAACAGATAAACAATTTAGAGGTTATCTCGAAGACCTTGAAAAAAAATTAAACGTTAATTAA